Below is a window of Streptomyces genisteinicus DNA.
GCGGGTGCCGCGGTCGTGGCCGGCATGGTGCTCGTCGGCCCCAGCGCGCCGAGCGGGGCCCTCTCCGCCGGGGCGCTGCCCGCGGAGGCGGCCCGGGACGCCGTGCCGAACCGGGTGATGACCTGGAACCTCTGCAACCCCTGCGACGCGGGCAACGGCGACCGCGCGGCGGAGATCGCCGCGTACGCGCCCCAGGTCGTGGGCCTCCAGGAGGCGTGCGTCCGCGACGTCAGGAAGATCCGGGAGGACCTGGAGCGCCGTCACGGGCTGGTCTACCACGTCGAGTACGGGCCCGTGCTGCAGAACTGGGGCCGCTGCGGCGGGCTCCCGTGGGACCCCGGCGGCTACGGGCAGGCCATCCTGTCGGCGGCCCCGATGACGGACCGCATCAGCGTGGAGTATCCGGACGGGGGCTCCGAGGACCGCGGTTACATGGCCGTCACCACCACCGTGGGCGGTTCGCCCGTGCGCGTGTTCAACACCCATCTCGCGCAGCGGCGCCAGGAATCGGTCCGCGCGGAGCAGACCCGGGTCCTCGCCGCCGCCGTCGAGCCGTACGAACGCGCGATCGTGCTCGGCGACTTCAACGCCGTGCCCGACGCCCCGGAGCTCGCCC
It encodes the following:
- a CDS encoding endonuclease/exonuclease/phosphatase family protein — its product is MLAGAAVVAGMVLVGPSAPSGALSAGALPAEAARDAVPNRVMTWNLCNPCDAGNGDRAAEIAAYAPQVVGLQEACVRDVRKIREDLERRHGLVYHVEYGPVLQNWGRCGGLPWDPGGYGQAILSAAPMTDRISVEYPDGGSEDRGYMAVTTTVGGSPVRVFNTHLAQRRQESVRAEQTRVLAAAVEPYERAIVLGDFNAVPDAPELARVWALATDTDPQCRPSPVGDCRTTTDWRSKFDYIFLRGIVPLEHRVRPSDYSDHDLVHADLGPV